Part of the Nitrospira sp. genome is shown below.
ATCATCCAAGTCCCCGTATTCCGTGCAGTGGTGTTCATTTGTGTCGGGCGCATCTGATCGCGTTTCACGAGCGACGAGACACACGCCACGGCACCTGTCAAATCAGCCCGTAATCCTTCAACGCGCGAGACAATTTCTCTTTCGTATCGGCCGCCATTGGGCAGAGCGGCAGGCGCACCTCCGACGAGCACTTGCCCATCATTCCCAGCGCTTCTTTCACAGGGATCGGATTCGTTTCGTAAAAGAGCGCCGCGAACAGCGGTGACATTTTGAAGTGCAGTTTCTGTGCGTCCTTCAATTTGCCTACGGCAAAGGCATCCACCATCTCCGCCATGTTTTTCGGCACGATGTTGGCGGTCACGGTGATCACGCCCTTGCCGCCAAGCGCCATCATCGGTAGCGCGAGCGCATCATCGCCAGCCAGGACCGTCATCCGGTCTCCGCAGGCCTGGAGGATGTCGGAGACCTGCTGCAGTGACCCGCTTCCCTCCTTGATTGCCACTATAGTCTTGATCGAAGCCAGTCGCGCCACGGTCGCCGGTAGCATGTTCACGCTCGTGCGACCCGGGATGTTGTAGAGTACGATCGGCAGATCCACTGCGTCGGCCACGGCCTTGTAGTGGCGGTAGAGGCCTTCCTGCGTCGGCTTGTTGTAGTAGGGCGTGATCATCAGCGCCCCGTCTGCGCCAGCCTTCTTCGCGTGCTTGGTCAACGCGATCGCCTCGTCGGTGCTGTTGGAGCCGGTGCCAGCAATGACCGGGACGCGCCCCTTGGCGGCGTTGATCGTGAAGGCAATAACCCGGTCGTGCTCCTCGTGCGTGAGCGTGGCGGATTCGCCAGTGGTGCCGCAGGGGACGAGCCCGTGCGTGCCCTGCGCGATCTGCCACTCGATCAGATCGCCCAGCGCCTTCTCGTCCACCTTTCCCTTTTTAAACGGCGTCACGAGTGCAACCAGCGAACCGTGAAACATAACGAACTCCTTTGGGCTAGAAGCGGTGGGTTACGGGGATTAGGCGGAGCTCAAATTATCCACCTAGTACCCATTACCGATCACCCATTGCCTGTTACATCCAGGCATCTGGGAGGATGCGTCCTTCATACACGGCGCGGGCGTCGCCCTGCAAATAGACGTTCGTGAACGCGTTTCCCCGCGTCTCGAAATAGACCGTCAGCTCCAAGCCGCTCTGGGGGACCAGCGTGACCGGCGACTCGACCTGGGCGACGCGGCTGGCCAGCAGCGCCGACGCGATCGAGCCCGTCCCGCAGGCCAGCGTTTCGTCCTCGACGCCCCGTTCGTAGGTCCGGATCCGGATCCGATGCGGGGTCAGCACCTTGATGAAATTCACGTTCGTGCCGGCCGGCTTGAACAACTCGTGGTAACGGGTGGGCCGACCGACGCCGACGATGTCTTCCTTGTCCGGATCGTCCACCACGTAGACACAATGCGGGACGCCGGTGTCGAGGAAATGCGCCGTGCGCGTGGCCCCGCCCACCGGCACATTGAGGTTTAGCCGCAAGCCCTTTGGATCGGGGAAGCGCACCTTGACTGCCTCCGGTTTACCGCCCTTCACCGTTGCTACCATCTCGGCCTCGATCATGCCGGCGAGCGTCTCGAAGCGCATCTTCCTGGGCGCAATCTTCTTGAGATAGGCGAAGCGGGCCGCGCAGCGCGCGCCGTTGCCGCTGAATTCCGCCTCGCTACCGTCGGCGTTGAACAAGCGCCAGCGGAAGTTGGCCTTCTTCGACCGTTCGATCAAAATGAGCCCGTCGCCGCCAACAGACAGGCGGTGCGCGCAGACCTTGGCCGCGAGCACGCTTGCCCGGTCGTTGGGGATCATGCCCCGCCGGTTGTCCACCAGGATGAAGTCGTTCCCGCTACCCGACAATTTCATGAGGGGGATCGGTTTCTGTTTGCTCAAGCCCGCCATTACTGTTTCCTCTTCTTAGATTTTGCTGTTGCCTGTGCGCCCGCTTTCAAAAATGCGGGGATCGCCTCGCCTCGCACGAGATCTGCCAGGCTCTCGCGCTTGCGGATGACGTGCATCTCGCTTCCACGGACCAGCACCTCCGGTACGCGCGGCCGCGAGTTGTAGTTGGACGACATGACGAATCCATAGGCCCCGGTACTCATCACCGCCAGCAGGTCGCCCGCCTTGACCTCCGGCATCACCCGGTCCTTGGCGAGGAAGTCACCGGATTCGCAGACCGGTCCGACCACATCCACCGTCACCGACGGTGTGCCGTGGGCTTCGCGCACCGGCGTGATGTTGTGGAACGCGTTGTAGAGGCTCGGCCGGATCAAGTCGTTCATGGCTGCATCCACGATCACGAATTTCTTCACGTCGCTGGCCTTGTGATAGAGCACCCTGGTCACCAGCGAACCGGCGTTACCCACGATGACGCGGCCGGGCTCCATGATCACCGTGCAGTTGAGATCGCGGAGAATAGGCGAGATCGCCTCCGCCAGATCTTTCGGCTCCGGCGGCGTTTCGTCTGAATAAGTGATACCCAGCCCACCACCGATGTTGAGGTAGCGGATGTTGATGCCCTGGTCCTTCAGCCGCCCAACCAGCTCGGCCACTTTCCTCAGCGCGTCCACGAAAGGTGCGATCTCGGTCAACTGCGAGCCGATGTGCTTGTGCACGCCGGCCACGTCGATGTGCTTGAGCGACGAGGCCAGCTTGAATTCTTCAAGGGCGCGGTCGGCGCTGATGCCGAACTTGCTTTTCTTCATCCCCGTGGAAATATAAGGATGTGTCTTGGGATCGACGTCGGGGTTCACGCGCAGGGCCACGCGGGCCTTCATCCGCAGCTCGGCCGCCACGTCGTCAATGGCGCGCAGCTCGTCTGAGGATTCCACGTTGAACATGAGAATGCCAGACTTCAGCGCGTAGCGGATTTCCTCCCGGCTCTTGCCCACGCCCGCGAAGACGATCTTCGAGGGCGGCACGCCGGCCTTGAGCGCGCGAAAAAGTTCGCCGCCCGAGACAATGTCCGCGCCGCTGCCCTCACGCGCCATGAGGCGCAGGATGGCGAGGTTCGAATTGGCCTTCATCGCGAAGGCGATGATGTGGGGGACGTGCTCGAACGCGCGGTCGAATGCGCGAAAATGGCGGGTCAGCGTCGTGTGGCTGTAAACATAAAACGGCGTGCCGACTTGCTTGGCGATCTGGCTCAGCGGCACGGCCTCACAATGCAATTCCCCGTTGTGGTATTTGAAATCGTGCATGGTCTTCCCCTGATCCTCTCCTTAGCGTCCCCCCACCGGCCTCATATCTGGCAGGATCACTTCATCCGGCGGTAGCCCACCGCCCTCGCTGGTTGTCTGCTCGGCTTCGGCCCCTCCGAGGCTCGCGGGGCCCGAGGTCTGCGGCTCCCGCTCTTCCCGGACCTTTTTCTCCCGTGCTTCTTTGGCGCGTTCGGCCTGGAGGCGCCCCCCGATTCCGTAATCGTCGGGTGGGACCGGAAGCCCGGGCATGCCACAGTCGGCTAGCAGGCCGAGCAGCAGCAGCGTGGCTCCCGCCAGGCGCGTCATGTCAGCATCCGCTCCAGCACCTTGAGCCGGGCCTCGACGCGCTTGCGCGCCGTGCCGCCAAGCTGCGCGCGCCGCTCGATGGCACCCTCAACCGTCAGCACGTCCAGCGCATCCTTCTCAAATTTGGTTGAGATGGCCCGCAGGTCGACCAGCGTCAGGTCGCGGAGGTCCTTCTTATGGTCCAGGCACCAGCGCACGAGCCGGCCCGTGATCGCGTGGGCTTCGCGGAAGGGCACGCCCCTCCCGGTCAGATAATCTGCCAGTTCCGTCGCAAGAATGTAGCCCGCCCCCGCGGCTTTCCCCAGCACGTCCCGATTGACCGTCAGGCCCTGCATGACCATCGTCAGGATCTCCAGCGAGGCCGAGACCTGGTCGAGCGCGTCGAACAGCGCCGCTTTGTCCTCCTGCAAGTCCCGGTTGTAGCTCAGCGGCAGGCCCTTGAGCGTTGTGAGCAGGGCCACCAGATGCCCGTAGACGCGTCCCGTTTTGCCTCGGATCAATTCGGGCACGTCCGGATTTTTCTTCTGCGGCATCATGCTGCTGCCCGTGCAGAGATCGTCTGGCAGTTCCACGAACCGGAACTCCTGCGAGGACCAGAGAATCAGCTCCTCGCTCAGGCGCGAGAGGTGCATCATCAGCAGCGCCAGCGCCGAGATCGTTTCAATGACGAAGTCCCGGTCCGAGACCGCGTCGAGACTGTTCTGCGTGACAGCGGAAAATCCGAGCAACTGCGCCACATAGGCCCGGTCCACGGGGTAGTTCGTGCCGGCCAGCGCGCCGGAGCCCAGCGGCATTTCGTCGAGCCGCGCCAACGCGTCCCGCAAGCGGCCCTTGTCCCGCTCGACCATTTCCACGTAGGCGAGCAGATGGTGCGCAAGCAGGACCGGCTGCGCCCGCTGCAAATGTGTATAGCCGGGCATGGCCACGTCCAGATTCCGGCGCGCCTGGTCCATCAACGCCTGCTGGAACTGGCGCCCGGTCTTGCCGAGCGCGGTGAGCCCGTCGCGCAGGTAGAGCCGCAGGTCGAGCGTCACTTGATCGTTCCGGCTCCGTCCTGTATGCAGCTTGCCGCCGACCGGGCCAATCAGCTGAGTGAGCCTCCGCTCGATCGCCATGTGGATGTCCTCGTCCGTCGGCGCGAAGGGGAACCGCCCCTTGTCGAGCTCCTTGCGGACCTGCTCGAGGCCACGGATGATCGCCTTCACTTCCTGTGCGGTCAGCACGCCGGCCTGCTCGAGACCCTTGCAGTGCGCGATGCTACCTTGGATATCCTGCTTGTACAGACGGCGGTCCACGGCCAGCGACGAGCCGAACTCGTCCATCAAGCGGTGCGTGCGCGCGCGGAACCGCCCGGACCACAACTTCGCCGGCTCGCCTGCAGTGGGAAGCGTCAGGCGTGGTTGGACGGAAGCCCGTTTCTTCTTTTTCTTTGCTTCCATGGGTTCTTTCACCAACGCGTCACGAGATGCGTTCCATGCCCTACGCCTTCTTCTTTTTTCGCTGGGCACGAATCGCGAGCCGCAACGCGTTCAGTCGGATGAATCCTTCCGCGTCCTTCTGGCGGTAGACCTCGTCCTCCTCGAAGGTCGCGATGTCCAGCCGGTACAGCGACTGCGGCGACTTTCGGCCCGTCACCGTGCAAGCGCCCTTGTAGAGCTTCACACGTACCGTGCCCGTGACGTCCTTCTGCGCTTCGTCGATGGCTACCTGGAGCATTTCCCGCTCCGGTGCGTACCAGTAACCATAGTAGATCAGCTCCGCATAACGTGGAATGAGCGAGTCGCGCAGATGCAGCACCTCACGATCGAGCGTGAGCGACTCCAGCCCGCGATGGGCTACATGCAGGATGGTCCCGCCAGGCGTTTCATAGACGCCGCGCGATTTCATGCCGACATAACGATTCTCGACGAGGTCCACGCGACCGATGCCATGCGCGCCGCCGACCCTATTGAGATACGCGAGTAGCGTGGCCGGACTCATCTTTTTACCGTCCACCGCGACCGGATTGCCCGACTCGTACGTGATCTCGACCTCGCGCGGTTTGTCGGGTGCCTTTTCGGGCGAGACGGTCAGCTGAAAAATTTCGTCCGGCGGCGCTGACCAGGGGTCCTCCAGAATCCCGCCCTCGTAGCTGATGTGGAACAGGTTGGGATCCGTGCTGTACGGCTTTGCTTTTGTCGCTGTCACCGGGATGCCGTGTTGCTCCGCATACTCGATCAACTCGCGCCGCGACCTCATCGTCCACTCGCGCCAGGGGGCGATGATTTTCACCGTCGGATCGAGTGCCTGGTAGGTCAGCTCGAAGCGCACCTGGTCGTTGCCCTTGCCGGTGGAGCCGTGCGAGACGGCGTCGGCGTTCTCCCTGGCGGCAATTTCCATTTGCCGCCGCGCGATCAATGGCCGCGCGATGGACGTGCCAAGCAAATAGGTGCCTTCGTAGATGGCGCAGCCCCGCAGCATGGGAAACACATGGTCCTTCACAAAGGTTTCGCGCAAATCCTCGACGTAGGTTTTTGACGCGCCGACCATCTGCGCCTTTTTCTTGACGGCCTGTAAGTCTTCGCCCTGGCCGAGGTCGGCACAGAAAGCGACGACCTCGCAATCGTAGGTTTCCAGCAGCCATTTCAAGATGACCGACGTGTCGAGGCCGCCCGAATAAGCGAGGACGACCTTGTGGATCTTGCGCTGTTTCATGTCCGTGAGCCTCTCCTCCCTAGCCCTTCTTTCCGCGCTGCGAAAGCAATGCGACCAGAATCGCCTTCTGCATATGCAGCCGGTTCTCCGCCTGATCCAGCACCACCGACTGCCGTCCGTCAAGCACGTCGCCCGTGATTTCCTGGCCGCGATGAGCCGGCAGGCAGTGCATGACGATCGCATCCGGCTTCGCGAGCTTCAGCAGTCGGCGGTTGATCTGATAGGGCCTGAACACATCCGCGCGCTTCGTCTCCTGCTGTTCCTGTCCCATACTGACCCAGACGTCGGTGTAGAGAACGTCCGCGTCCCTCGCCGCCACCTGCGGGGTGTCCGTAATCTCGATGGCGCCACCGGTCTGCGCCGCCTCGGCGCGCGCGGCCTCGATCACTGACCCCGACGGCGTATAGCCATTCGGACAGGCCAGACTGATCGCCATGCCGGTCTTGGATGCTGCCTCAATCAGCGAATGGGCCACATTGTTCCCGTCACCGATGTAGGCGACTTTCAGACCCTCCAGTTTTTTTTTCTGTTCCTGGATCGTCAGCAAATCCGACAGGGCCTGGCAGGGATGGCACAGGTCGGTCAGGCCGTTGATCACCGGAATTGTCGCGTGCCGCGCCCAGGCTTGGACCGTCGCATGGTCGAAGGTCCGAATCACGATGCCGTCAAGATAGCGCGACAGAACGCCGGCCGTGTCTGCGATCGTCTCACCGCGAGACAGTTGAATATCCGCCAGCGACAGAAACAGCGAGTGCCCGCCGAGTTGGTGCATGCCGGCCTGGAACGACACGCGCGTTCTGGTGGACGGCTTCTCAAACAGCAGCCCGAGCGTCTTGCCCGTCAGTGGTTGATCGAGCCGACCCTTTTTTTGTTTGGCCT
Proteins encoded:
- the argF gene encoding ornithine carbamoyltransferase codes for the protein MSRRSLNSDASSVGKDLLTVGAIPRAAIVRLLNTARALKAKQKKGRLDQPLTGKTLGLLFEKPSTRTRVSFQAGMHQLGGHSLFLSLADIQLSRGETIADTAGVLSRYLDGIVIRTFDHATVQAWARHATIPVINGLTDLCHPCQALSDLLTIQEQKKKLEGLKVAYIGDGNNVAHSLIEAASKTGMAISLACPNGYTPSGSVIEAARAEAAQTGGAIEITDTPQVAARDADVLYTDVWVSMGQEQQETKRADVFRPYQINRRLLKLAKPDAIVMHCLPAHRGQEITGDVLDGRQSVVLDQAENRLHMQKAILVALLSQRGKKG
- the argH gene encoding argininosuccinate lyase, which translates into the protein MEAKKKKKRASVQPRLTLPTAGEPAKLWSGRFRARTHRLMDEFGSSLAVDRRLYKQDIQGSIAHCKGLEQAGVLTAQEVKAIIRGLEQVRKELDKGRFPFAPTDEDIHMAIERRLTQLIGPVGGKLHTGRSRNDQVTLDLRLYLRDGLTALGKTGRQFQQALMDQARRNLDVAMPGYTHLQRAQPVLLAHHLLAYVEMVERDKGRLRDALARLDEMPLGSGALAGTNYPVDRAYVAQLLGFSAVTQNSLDAVSDRDFVIETISALALLMMHLSRLSEELILWSSQEFRFVELPDDLCTGSSMMPQKKNPDVPELIRGKTGRVYGHLVALLTTLKGLPLSYNRDLQEDKAALFDALDQVSASLEILTMVMQGLTVNRDVLGKAAGAGYILATELADYLTGRGVPFREAHAITGRLVRWCLDHKKDLRDLTLVDLRAISTKFEKDALDVLTVEGAIERRAQLGGTARKRVEARLKVLERMLT
- a CDS encoding argininosuccinate synthase, coding for MKQRKIHKVVLAYSGGLDTSVILKWLLETYDCEVVAFCADLGQGEDLQAVKKKAQMVGASKTYVEDLRETFVKDHVFPMLRGCAIYEGTYLLGTSIARPLIARRQMEIAARENADAVSHGSTGKGNDQVRFELTYQALDPTVKIIAPWREWTMRSRRELIEYAEQHGIPVTATKAKPYSTDPNLFHISYEGGILEDPWSAPPDEIFQLTVSPEKAPDKPREVEITYESGNPVAVDGKKMSPATLLAYLNRVGGAHGIGRVDLVENRYVGMKSRGVYETPGGTILHVAHRGLESLTLDREVLHLRDSLIPRYAELIYYGYWYAPEREMLQVAIDEAQKDVTGTVRVKLYKGACTVTGRKSPQSLYRLDIATFEEDEVYRQKDAEGFIRLNALRLAIRAQRKKKKA
- a CDS encoding 4-hydroxy-tetrahydrodipicolinate synthase; amino-acid sequence: MFHGSLVALVTPFKKGKVDEKALGDLIEWQIAQGTHGLVPCGTTGESATLTHEEHDRVIAFTINAAKGRVPVIAGTGSNSTDEAIALTKHAKKAGADGALMITPYYNKPTQEGLYRHYKAVADAVDLPIVLYNIPGRTSVNMLPATVARLASIKTIVAIKEGSGSLQQVSDILQACGDRMTVLAGDDALALPMMALGGKGVITVTANIVPKNMAEMVDAFAVGKLKDAQKLHFKMSPLFAALFYETNPIPVKEALGMMGKCSSEVRLPLCPMAADTKEKLSRALKDYGLI
- a CDS encoding diaminopimelate epimerase, producing the protein MAGLSKQKPIPLMKLSGSGNDFILVDNRRGMIPNDRASVLAAKVCAHRLSVGGDGLILIERSKKANFRWRLFNADGSEAEFSGNGARCAARFAYLKKIAPRKMRFETLAGMIEAEMVATVKGGKPEAVKVRFPDPKGLRLNLNVPVGGATRTAHFLDTGVPHCVYVVDDPDKEDIVGVGRPTRYHELFKPAGTNVNFIKVLTPHRIRIRTYERGVEDETLACGTGSIASALLASRVAQVESPVTLVPQSGLELTVYFETRGNAFTNVYLQGDARAVYEGRILPDAWM
- the lysA gene encoding diaminopimelate decarboxylase → MHDFKYHNGELHCEAVPLSQIAKQVGTPFYVYSHTTLTRHFRAFDRAFEHVPHIIAFAMKANSNLAILRLMAREGSGADIVSGGELFRALKAGVPPSKIVFAGVGKSREEIRYALKSGILMFNVESSDELRAIDDVAAELRMKARVALRVNPDVDPKTHPYISTGMKKSKFGISADRALEEFKLASSLKHIDVAGVHKHIGSQLTEIAPFVDALRKVAELVGRLKDQGINIRYLNIGGGLGITYSDETPPEPKDLAEAISPILRDLNCTVIMEPGRVIVGNAGSLVTRVLYHKASDVKKFVIVDAAMNDLIRPSLYNAFHNITPVREAHGTPSVTVDVVGPVCESGDFLAKDRVMPEVKAGDLLAVMSTGAYGFVMSSNYNSRPRVPEVLVRGSEMHVIRKRESLADLVRGEAIPAFLKAGAQATAKSKKRKQ